A window of Natrinema versiforme contains these coding sequences:
- a CDS encoding aminotransferase class V-fold PLP-dependent enzyme, translated as MSHQDLEALDVGAIREEFPILQREFDGEQLVYLDNAATTQTPDPVIDAMSDYYRESNANVHRGIHHLSQEASIAYEDAHDRVAEFIGASGGREEVIFTKNTTEAENLVAYSWGLNELGPGDEVVLTEMEHHASLVTWQQIGKRTGADVKYIRVDEDGRLDMDHARELITDDTAMLSAVHVSNTLGTVNPVSELVDIAHDCDALAFIDGAQAVPNRPVDVEAIDADFYAFSGHKMAGPTGIGALYGKKALLEEMQPYLYGGGMIRKVTFEDSTWDDLPWKFEPGTPQIAEAVGLVAAIDWLEEIGMDRVQAHEEEIARYAYERLTAEPDVEVYGPEPGPERGGLVGFNLESVHAHDLASIMNDHAVAIRAGDHCTQPLHDKLGVAASARASFYVYNTKEEVDKLVDAIDDARQLFS; from the coding sequence ATGAGTCACCAGGACCTCGAGGCGCTCGACGTCGGAGCGATCCGAGAGGAGTTTCCGATCCTCCAGCGGGAGTTCGACGGCGAGCAACTCGTCTATCTCGACAACGCGGCGACGACGCAGACGCCCGATCCGGTTATCGACGCGATGAGCGACTACTACCGCGAGTCGAACGCCAACGTCCATCGGGGGATCCACCACCTGAGCCAGGAGGCCTCGATCGCCTACGAGGACGCCCACGACCGCGTCGCCGAGTTCATCGGCGCGAGCGGCGGCCGCGAGGAGGTCATCTTCACCAAGAACACGACCGAAGCGGAGAATCTGGTCGCTTACTCGTGGGGCCTGAACGAACTCGGCCCCGGCGACGAGGTCGTCCTCACGGAGATGGAACACCACGCCTCGCTGGTCACGTGGCAACAGATCGGCAAGCGAACCGGCGCCGACGTGAAGTACATCCGGGTCGACGAGGACGGCCGCCTCGACATGGACCACGCCCGCGAGCTCATCACGGACGACACGGCGATGCTCTCGGCGGTCCACGTCTCCAACACGCTCGGCACCGTCAACCCCGTCTCCGAACTGGTCGATATCGCCCACGACTGCGACGCGCTGGCCTTCATCGACGGCGCGCAGGCCGTCCCCAACCGGCCCGTCGACGTCGAGGCAATCGACGCCGACTTCTACGCGTTCTCCGGGCACAAGATGGCCGGCCCAACCGGCATCGGTGCCCTCTACGGCAAGAAGGCCCTCCTCGAGGAGATGCAGCCCTATCTCTACGGCGGCGGCATGATCCGCAAGGTCACCTTCGAGGACTCGACGTGGGACGACCTCCCGTGGAAGTTCGAGCCCGGGACGCCCCAGATCGCCGAGGCCGTCGGCCTCGTCGCCGCCATCGACTGGCTCGAGGAGATCGGCATGGACCGAGTGCAGGCCCACGAGGAGGAGATCGCCCGCTACGCCTACGAGCGGCTGACCGCGGAACCGGACGTCGAGGTCTACGGCCCCGAACCGGGGCCGGAACGCGGCGGCCTCGTCGGCTTCAACCTCGAGAGCGTCCACGCCCACGACCTCGCCTCGATCATGAACGACCATGCGGTCGCGATCCGCGCCGGCGACCACTGTACCCAGCCGCTGCACGACAAGCTCGGGGTCGCAGCCTCCGCTCGAGCATCCTTCTACGTCTACAACACGAAAGAAGAGGTCGACAAACTGGTCGACGCCATCGACGACGCACGGCAGCTCTTTAGCTGA
- a CDS encoding ABC transporter ATP-binding protein, whose translation MSAIEISGLTKEYGDLTAVDDLDLTVADGEVFGFLGPNGAGKSTTINMLLDFTRPTAGSATVLGYDTQAEPDAISPRVGVLPEGFDIYPRLSGRRHIEFAIKTKAAGDDPESILRRVGLSADDADRPAGDYSKGMRQRLATGMALVGDPDLLIMDEPSTGLDPHGIREMQDLVHSEAERGTTVFFSSHILEHVEAVCDRVGVLNEGRLVAVDTIEGLREEIGGGATMTLALADGTAEAREIAGSVPGVTEVTASGRTLECTITDPAAKAEVVTALAGAGATIDDLRIEEVSLESLFTALTDGDVDETETADGSALTAETEAAR comes from the coding sequence ATGTCCGCAATCGAGATATCCGGGTTAACGAAGGAGTATGGCGATCTCACGGCCGTCGACGACCTCGATCTGACCGTCGCCGACGGCGAGGTGTTCGGCTTTCTCGGCCCGAACGGCGCGGGGAAGTCGACCACGATCAACATGCTGCTGGATTTTACCCGTCCGACGGCGGGGTCGGCGACGGTACTCGGCTACGATACACAGGCGGAACCGGACGCGATCAGCCCGCGAGTCGGCGTGCTTCCAGAGGGGTTCGACATCTACCCGCGGCTGTCCGGTCGTCGGCATATCGAGTTCGCAATCAAGACGAAAGCCGCCGGCGACGATCCGGAGTCGATCCTGCGCCGGGTCGGGCTCTCGGCCGACGACGCCGACCGCCCGGCCGGCGACTACTCCAAGGGGATGCGCCAGCGGCTCGCGACCGGCATGGCGCTGGTCGGCGACCCCGACCTGCTCATCATGGACGAGCCCTCGACCGGGCTCGACCCCCACGGCATCCGCGAGATGCAGGACCTCGTCCACAGCGAGGCCGAACGCGGCACGACCGTCTTCTTCTCGAGTCACATCTTGGAGCACGTCGAGGCGGTCTGTGACCGCGTCGGCGTGTTGAACGAGGGGCGACTCGTCGCCGTCGACACGATCGAAGGCCTCCGCGAGGAGATCGGCGGCGGCGCGACGATGACCCTCGCGCTCGCGGACGGGACGGCCGAGGCACGGGAGATCGCCGGCTCGGTGCCGGGCGTCACCGAGGTCACCGCGTCCGGGCGCACCCTCGAGTGTACGATCACCGATCCGGCGGCGAAAGCCGAGGTCGTGACCGCGCTCGCAGGCGCGGGGGCGACGATCGACGACCTGCGGATCGAGGAGGTCTCCCTCGAGTCGCTGTTTACCGCGTTGACCGACGGCGACGTGGATGAGACGGAAACAGCCGATGGGAGCGCTCTGACCGCCGAGACGGAGGCGGCGCGATGA
- a CDS encoding ABC transporter permease subunit gives MTSHITTVARKEFDDAGRSKLLWGLIGLLVGLVVVGYVAIWYTVDDVTAAEVLSFLGTPLQVILPVAALIAGYMAVVGERRSGSIKLLLGLPPNRTDIVFGKLLGRTAVVGLAVGLAFLVSLVLGAVFFGSVPFLDWLGFAAVSLLFGTTFVGLAVGVSAGVATRGKSMAIVVGLYMVLIALWELLTAGPYYLIYDGSVPVEPETWYLLLEQFNPIFAYTNLASAIVEGSIFPFQFQYGLQSIEAYGMTPAERYPGDAPFYLQDWFGVVVLLCWLVVPVAIGYYRFQRTDL, from the coding sequence ATGACCTCGCATATCACTACTGTCGCCCGCAAGGAGTTCGACGACGCCGGCCGGTCGAAGCTCCTCTGGGGGCTGATCGGCCTGCTCGTCGGCCTCGTCGTCGTCGGCTACGTCGCGATCTGGTACACGGTCGACGACGTGACCGCGGCCGAAGTGCTGAGTTTCCTCGGAACACCGCTGCAGGTGATCCTCCCGGTCGCGGCGCTGATCGCCGGCTACATGGCCGTCGTCGGGGAACGGCGCTCGGGGAGCATCAAGCTCCTGTTGGGGCTCCCGCCGAACCGGACCGACATCGTCTTCGGCAAACTGCTCGGCCGCACGGCCGTCGTCGGGCTCGCCGTCGGCCTCGCCTTCCTCGTCTCGCTCGTCCTCGGGGCCGTTTTCTTCGGCTCGGTCCCGTTCCTCGACTGGCTCGGCTTCGCCGCGGTGTCGCTGCTCTTCGGAACGACCTTCGTCGGGCTGGCCGTCGGCGTCTCCGCCGGCGTCGCCACGCGGGGCAAGTCGATGGCCATCGTCGTCGGACTCTACATGGTGCTCATCGCGCTGTGGGAATTGCTTACCGCCGGGCCGTACTACCTGATCTACGACGGGTCCGTGCCGGTCGAGCCCGAGACGTGGTATCTACTCCTCGAGCAGTTCAATCCGATCTTCGCGTATACCAATCTCGCCAGCGCCATCGTCGAGGGCTCGATCTTCCCCTTCCAGTTCCAGTACGGCCTGCAGTCGATCGAGGCCTACGGGATGACCCCGGCCGAGCGCTATCCGGGCGACGCGCCGTTTTACCTCCAGGACTGGTTCGGGGTCGTCGTCCTGCTGTGCTGGCTCGTCGTGCCCGTCGCCATCGGCTACTACCGGTTCCAGCGAACGGACCTGTAG
- a CDS encoding DUF424 domain-containing protein encodes MIVNERETQEGLLVAVCDEDVLGETFEEGELSLTVTEEFYGGDAVDEDAVVESLSRAAVANIVGTRAVELAVEEGFVDEANVLEVDQTLHAQLLRMS; translated from the coding sequence ATGATCGTCAACGAACGCGAGACACAGGAAGGGCTGCTGGTCGCCGTCTGCGACGAGGACGTCCTCGGCGAGACCTTCGAGGAGGGCGAACTCTCCCTGACCGTCACCGAGGAGTTCTACGGCGGCGACGCGGTCGACGAGGACGCGGTGGTCGAGAGCCTCTCGCGGGCGGCCGTCGCCAACATCGTCGGCACCCGCGCCGTCGAACTCGCCGTCGAGGAGGGGTTCGTCGACGAGGCGAACGTCCTCGAGGTGGACCAGACGCTACACGCGCAGTTGCTGCGGATGTCCTAA
- a CDS encoding tetratricopeptide repeat protein — protein MTDRDDDRDHRFSEGEGFGDPYDDFDLDPPELGVDPSKVDPVDSRVVTDTLDQHNIDQDAVDASELLDVGLNYMQINRYEQATDAFDRTASYAEDEKLEQEAWVNKGVAHGELEEWDEAIGAHREALRIDEESEHAATAETNLAYALWEFGETTEALEHAERAIEIDERFAAGWFNRAFFLSERGLSEEALNCVDNAIRLGLRNAKVLETKAEILEELGEFDQAEEIADEANEMREQAEQEMMDDREEMYGQGQGGAGAGRGGAGAGRGGAGRGGAGAGAGRDGRGMGGQSPPRGGDIGLDDLGVADLGIGTDDEDESERERE, from the coding sequence ATGACCGACCGAGACGACGACCGCGACCATCGCTTCTCCGAAGGAGAGGGGTTCGGCGATCCGTACGACGATTTCGATCTGGATCCGCCGGAGCTCGGCGTCGACCCGTCGAAGGTCGACCCCGTCGACTCCCGCGTCGTCACCGACACGCTCGACCAGCACAACATCGATCAGGACGCCGTCGACGCCAGCGAACTGCTCGATGTCGGCCTGAACTACATGCAGATCAACCGCTACGAGCAGGCCACCGACGCCTTCGATCGGACCGCCAGCTACGCCGAAGACGAGAAACTCGAGCAGGAGGCGTGGGTGAACAAGGGCGTCGCCCACGGCGAACTCGAGGAGTGGGACGAGGCCATCGGGGCCCACCGCGAGGCGCTGCGGATCGACGAGGAGAGCGAGCACGCCGCGACCGCTGAAACCAATCTCGCCTACGCCCTCTGGGAGTTCGGCGAGACGACCGAGGCCCTAGAGCACGCCGAACGCGCCATCGAGATCGACGAGCGCTTCGCCGCAGGCTGGTTCAACCGCGCGTTCTTCCTCTCGGAGCGGGGCCTCTCCGAGGAGGCGTTGAACTGCGTCGACAACGCGATCCGGCTGGGGCTGCGCAACGCCAAGGTCCTCGAGACGAAAGCCGAGATCCTCGAGGAGCTCGGCGAGTTCGATCAGGCCGAAGAGATCGCCGACGAGGCGAACGAGATGCGTGAGCAGGCCGAACAGGAGATGATGGACGACCGCGAGGAGATGTACGGCCAAGGGCAGGGCGGTGCGGGTGCCGGACGCGGCGGTGCGGGTGCCGGGCGCGGTGGCGCTGGACGCGGCGGTGCGGGTGCCGGAGCCGGACGCGACGGCCGCGGCATGGGCGGCCAGTCGCCGCCTCGAGGGGGTGACATCGGCTTGGACGACCTCGGTGTCGCCGACCTCGGCATCGGAACCGACGACGAGGACGAAAGCGAGCGGGAACGCGAGTAA
- a CDS encoding FAD-dependent oxidoreductase codes for MTDVVVLGGGIGGLSAAHELAERGFNVTVFEANDRFGGKARSMPIADEPDALHGEHGFRFFPAFYRHVIDTMERIPDGTGTVADNLVETEATLIASSTGPSRIAETRTPDTVRGWLEALRPAFAEDLPREDVRFLLERLLYLLTACEDRREDELDDISWWAFIDAEHRSQAFRDRLADATQALVALRPQVGSARTVGAIYLQLLFGQLDPTSPTELVLNAPTSEAWIEPWLDYLERLGVEFRPNTPARGLEFDGRRVTGAALADGRTATADDYVLAVPVEVAPEFVTPELGRAAPELARIDRLETAWMNGIQFYLSDDIELTRGHQVYTDSPWALTSISQRQFWTGYDLENRGPDAVEGVLSVIASDWDTPGIRHEKPARACTREEIAEEIWAQLTVHLNGPDDRLTDDMLVEWFLDPSIVESVASPTQRADGDHAERSRGNSPSSRPLEDEVFQDSADRSSGQRPREEAVDAAGVENRSPLLINTVGSLRNRPPADVGVRNLALASDYVRTNSDLASMESAAEAGRRAANAVFERHGVRDRAAIWDLEEPAVFEPLKRQDRLRYRLGLPHPAEVTQSLRGVTRRLGGRV; via the coding sequence ATGACCGACGTTGTCGTCCTCGGCGGCGGGATCGGCGGCCTCTCCGCGGCCCACGAACTCGCCGAACGCGGATTCAACGTAACCGTCTTCGAGGCGAACGACCGCTTCGGCGGGAAGGCCCGATCGATGCCGATCGCGGACGAGCCGGACGCGTTACACGGCGAACACGGCTTCCGGTTCTTCCCGGCGTTCTACCGGCACGTTATCGACACGATGGAACGAATTCCGGACGGGACTGGGACCGTCGCGGACAACCTCGTCGAGACCGAGGCGACGCTGATCGCGAGTTCGACGGGGCCGAGCCGGATCGCCGAGACGCGCACGCCCGACACGGTGCGGGGCTGGCTCGAGGCGCTTCGCCCCGCGTTCGCCGAGGACCTGCCCCGAGAGGACGTTCGCTTCCTGCTCGAGCGACTCCTCTACCTGCTGACCGCCTGCGAGGACCGCCGCGAGGACGAACTCGACGACATCTCGTGGTGGGCGTTCATCGACGCCGAGCACCGCTCGCAGGCGTTCCGCGATCGGCTCGCCGACGCCACGCAGGCCCTCGTCGCGCTCCGACCGCAGGTCGGCAGCGCCCGCACGGTCGGCGCGATCTACCTGCAGTTGCTCTTCGGCCAACTCGATCCGACCTCGCCGACCGAGCTCGTCTTGAACGCGCCGACGTCGGAGGCGTGGATCGAGCCGTGGCTCGACTACCTCGAGCGCCTCGGCGTCGAGTTTCGGCCGAACACCCCCGCACGGGGGCTCGAGTTCGACGGCCGGCGGGTTACCGGGGCCGCGCTGGCCGACGGGCGGACGGCGACCGCGGACGACTACGTCCTCGCGGTGCCGGTCGAGGTCGCCCCCGAGTTCGTCACGCCGGAACTGGGCCGGGCCGCGCCCGAACTGGCCCGAATCGACCGGCTCGAGACGGCGTGGATGAACGGGATCCAGTTCTATCTCAGCGACGACATCGAACTGACCCGCGGCCATCAGGTCTACACCGACTCCCCGTGGGCGCTGACCTCGATCTCGCAGCGGCAGTTCTGGACGGGCTACGACCTCGAGAATCGCGGCCCCGACGCGGTCGAGGGCGTCCTCTCGGTGATCGCCTCGGACTGGGACACGCCGGGAATCCGCCACGAGAAGCCGGCTCGAGCGTGTACGCGCGAGGAAATCGCCGAGGAGATCTGGGCGCAACTGACGGTCCACCTGAACGGGCCCGACGACCGATTGACCGACGACATGCTTGTGGAGTGGTTTCTCGACCCGTCGATTGTCGAGAGCGTTGCGTCTCCGACGCAACGAGCGGACGGCGATCACGCGGAGCGAAGTCGAGGGAACTCGCCGAGTTCCCGACCATTGGAAGACGAAGTCTTCCAAGACTCCGCGGACCGTTCGAGCGGGCAGCGCCCGCGAGAAGAAGCCGTCGACGCTGCCGGCGTCGAAAACCGCTCGCCGCTGCTGATCAACACCGTGGGCTCGTTGCGCAACCGCCCGCCGGCCGATGTCGGCGTGCGGAATCTCGCGCTAGCGAGCGACTACGTGCGAACGAACTCGGATCTGGCTTCGATGGAGTCGGCCGCGGAGGCCGGCCGGCGCGCGGCGAACGCCGTCTTCGAGCGCCACGGGGTTCGGGACCGGGCGGCGATCTGGGACCTCGAGGAGCCCGCGGTGTTCGAGCCGCTCAAGCGGCAGGATCGGCTCCGATACCGACTCGGGCTTCCCCACCCGGCGGAAGTGACCCAGTCGTTGCGGGGCGTCACCAGACGACTCGGCGGACGGGTGTGA
- the thpR gene encoding RNA 2',3'-cyclic phosphodiesterase: MRLFVSVDLPDDLAEPVTDLQDEFADAGGLDFTDPEQAHITMKFLGDVDEDRLPDLERELAAAVEDADIDPFPVRYGGLGVFPNLDYISVVWLGVERGGEELTRLHEAIEGRTTAMGFDAEDHDFTPHVTLARMEHAGGKELVQELVREREPTVGETRVDEIRLTESTLTDEGPVYSTVASFPLE, translated from the coding sequence ATGCGACTGTTCGTCAGCGTCGACCTGCCCGACGACCTCGCGGAACCGGTCACCGACCTGCAAGACGAGTTCGCCGACGCCGGCGGACTCGATTTCACCGACCCCGAGCAGGCCCACATCACGATGAAGTTCCTCGGCGACGTGGACGAGGATCGGCTGCCCGACCTCGAGCGGGAACTCGCCGCCGCCGTCGAGGACGCGGATATCGACCCGTTTCCCGTCCGCTACGGCGGGCTGGGCGTCTTTCCGAACCTCGACTACATCAGCGTCGTCTGGCTGGGCGTCGAGCGCGGCGGCGAGGAACTCACGCGACTCCATGAGGCCATCGAGGGTCGGACGACTGCGATGGGATTCGACGCCGAGGACCACGATTTCACCCCTCACGTCACGCTCGCGCGGATGGAACACGCCGGCGGGAAGGAACTGGTCCAAGAACTCGTCCGGGAGCGCGAACCGACGGTCGGCGAGACGCGAGTCGACGAGATCCGACTGACCGAGAGCACGCTCACCGACGAGGGCCCGGTCTACTCGACGGTCGCATCGTTCCCGCTCGAGTGA